The nucleotide sequence CAGCAACTGCATTTGCAACCCCGCGATACTCAGCTTCAGCACTTGAACGCGAAACAGTGGGTTGCCGTTTTGAGGACCATGATAGTAAATTATCCCCCAAAAAAACACAATAACCACTCGTAGATGGTCTAGAATCCggacaaccccccccccccccccaatcagcATCTGAGTAGGCAACCAAGTCATGAGACTGAGATCGAACAATGCGAATCCCGTAGTCAAGAGTACCCTGCACATACCGTATGATTCGCTTCATGAAGGCAAAATGGGGCTCACGCGGATCATGCATAAACAAACAAACCTGCTGGACCGCATAGGAGATATCTGGACGAGTAACAGTTAGGTACTGTAAAGCTCCTGCTAGGCTGCGATATAGTGTCGGATCTGAAACAGGCGGTCCATCAGACGCGCTAAGTTTAGAGGAGAGATCCACAGGTGTAGTGCAGGGTTTACAAGCCGACATGTTTGCACGAGCAAGAATCTCTTTGGCATACTGTTGTTGCGAGAGGAACAAGCCTGCTGAAAACTGATCAACTTTAATGCCAAGAAAATGATGAAGTCGTCCTAAATCAGTCATGGCAAATTCTCTTGAGAGTGCACTGATGATATCATGAAGTAATGTGTCGTTAGAAGCTGTCAACACAATGTCATCGACATAAAGTAGTAAATAAGCAACATTAGTTGAATCCCGCTTAAAAATAAACAAAGATTGATCACACGTACTGCTGATAAACCCCTGGGATTTGATGAAAGTGGCAAAGCGGGTATACCAAGCCCTCGGAGCCTGTTTAAGACCATACAACGACTTTTTAAGGCGACATACAAACTGAGGGCACCGTTTCTCAACAAAACCCGGAGGTTGATGCATGTAAACTGTCTCATTAAGATGCCCGTGTAGCAAAGCATTTTTAACATCAAGTTGATGGATCGGCCAAGACCTGGTGACTGCCAAAGATAAAACAGTCCTGATAGTAGCCGGTTTAACCACCTGACTAAAGGTGTCTGCACAGTCAATTCCCATTGTCTGTGAGTTCTCGTTGATCACCAAACGGGCTTTATAGCATTCCAGAGACCTGTCAGACCGGAATTTAGGACGGAAAAGCCACATGCAGCGTATGACAGGGCGGTCCGTGGGTCGTGGAACTAACTCCCATGTATCATTATCCTGTAGAGCAGAAAATTCGGTTTTCATAGCACTTAACCAATTAGTGTCAGCAAAGGCCTTGGCATAGGTCTTGGGAATAGGGGAGAGGGTGGTGGGAGTAAAGTGAATGGACATGGTAGAAGAACGCGCTTTCGAACGGGTGGTCATAGGGTGATGATTTGTTTCAGGTGGGGCCGAGGGGTGATGAGCTGAAGGCGGGGCTGTGGCAGTGGGAGGTGGGGCCGTGGCAGTGGGAGGTGGGATCATGGTAGTGGATGCCGTGGGTGGGGGACAATGGAGTGAGGGGTAGATGATCAAGGAGGTACCATGGCAGGTGGTCTCGGGCGTCGGCTATAGGTAATAGGAAAAGGAGTGATAGTGGATGGGTGAGGAGGTGCGGGTGGTTGAGTGGGTGGTGGAATAAAGGAGAAACCAGGAGGAGGTGAATCGTCTAAAAAATTATAGGTAGTGGGTGTTTGTGGTAGGGTGTTGGGAAAGGTCGATTCGTCGAAGGTTACATGTCGAGAGATATGAACTTTACCAGTGGTTGGATAGAAGCACCGGTAGCCCCAGAAATCCGGAGGATACCCGAGAAAAATACAACAAAGCGCACGAGGGTGAAGCTTGTGTGGTGAAGTAGCGGAGGTGTTGGGGTAGCAAGCACACCCGAATACGCGGAAATGATCGTAGTCGGGGTGCCTAAGGTAGAGGGAAAATGTGGGTGTATAAAAGTTTAAGCGTTTAGTGGGTAAGATGTTATGTAAGTAGGAGGCGGTGTGTAGGGCTTCAACCCAAAAAATAGAAGGTAGGTGTGCGTGAATGAGGAGGGCACGTATGATGTCATTTAGACGACGAAATAGCAAGGTAGGTGTGCGTGAATGAGGAGGGCCCGTCCATTTTGTGAGGATGTTTGAGGGCATGAGAAACGAGATAGCAAGCCATGGTGATTTGCAAAGCTTTTGAAAGCATGATTATCAAATTCGCCTCGAAGATCGCATTGAAAagttttgatttttctttgaaATTGTGTTTCAATGAGTGTATGAAATTTAGTGAAGGTGGGAAAGGCCTCGGATTTAAATTTAAGTGGGTATACCCAAATAAAGTGGGAAAAATTGTCAACAACCACCATATAATATTTGTAACCTGTTTTGCTTGTGACGGGTGATGTCCAAAGGTCAAAATGCACAATATCAAACGGGGCAAAAGTACAAGAATTGGATGCGTAAAAAGGTAAACGTTTACTATTCGAAAGTTGACAAGAGTGGCAAACATGAGACAAAGTGACTTTATTACATGAAAAATTCAAATTACGACGTAATAAATCTAAAACTTGATTCCCGGGGTGACTGAGACGCTCGTGCCAAAGGAGGGATGGTGTGGTGATGAAGCAGGCTTGAGGAGGTAATGCAGGCGGAGCGAAAGGATATAGGTCCCCGGTACTGTTGTGTCTTGAAAGAGTCCCTTTAGTGAATAGATCCTTCAAAGAAAAACCAAACGAGTCAAATTCGATAGACACATTATTATCACGAGTAAAACGACGTACAGAAATAAGGTTTCGAATGATGTGTGGGCTATATAAAACATTGGGTAAAATATAGGTTCGGTTGAGTAGGGTGTGGAAGCCAGTGCCCGTGCTACTAATTGGTATACAAGTGCCATTACCGACCATAATTGAACTGCGTACAGGACAAGAGTTGGGAATTACAATTTTACCTGGGTCACGTGCCGAATGCGAGCCTGCCCCGGTATCCATAATATCATTATTCCACGAGGCGTTCGGGTGCATCTGCAAATTATTAAAAGCGGTACTTAAATCAGAGGGGGACAATGCATCATACCCATATTGGTAAGGCCCGAACTGGGGAGACGAGTAATGGCCTGAACCAGCAAAGTGTGCCTAGGACTGCTGAGGAGGGTTGGGCCGCCAGTTGTTTTGTGTTGGGTAAGGGCATGGAGGTGTGGTCCACCAGGCCCGATTTGGGTATGGAGAATTATAGGCCGAAGGGTTGCCAGCAGTCCAAAAAGAGCGGCCGTAGCCTGAAGAACCACCCCTGTTACCGTATCGACCGCCGCCCTGGAGCTGTTTCTGCCGCGGCCGCGTCCGCGTCCCCGGTTCTGATTGCTGCTGGTCGGTTCACGTGTGTGGTCAGGGACAGTAGTAGTGAGAGCCGGCTGTGGAGGTGAGGTATTGGTGGTCGGCGCTACCAAGACTGAAGTGGCAGCTCCTTTTTGAGCCTCAATACGAATAGCATCATCTTTGAGTAAAGAGACAGCAAGGTCCCAATCAGCATCTTTGTTGTTAATAAATGAAGCAGGGGTGTTGTACTCGGGAGGAAGGCCACGTACAAGCTATAAGACCAGCCGAGAGTCAGAGACAGGTTCGTTGACATCAGCGAGTTGTGATGCAAGACTCTGAAGTTGCTGACAATAATCATCCAAAGAAGCACAGGCACCAAGGGTCATGTTGCAGAATTGGGTTTCGAGTGCAGCAGCCCGTGCCTTCTTATTACTGAGGTATATCATTTCCAGCTTGGCCCAAGCATCATGTGCCGAGGCATTGTTATCAATGATGCGTTTGAGGATCTCAGCATCGAGTTCCTTCCATACATCATAATCCAGGGCTGTTTTTGCAGGGGCTGGGCTGCCGTCAATGTGGTTTGCAACTTTGTAGGCGGTGACATGAAGGTTAAACAGCTTAACCCAGTTAGAGTAGGTTACGTTCGTGCCATCTAAGGTACGGATTTTAGCATTAATATTGGTAACCGAGTAGGCGGGGTGAAGGGTGTTGGGTTTGGTGGCGGCAGAGGATTCAGGCTTGTCATCCATGGTTGGGAAGAACAGGAAAAAGATTGGTGATCAGGGGCGGGAAGGAAGGCTGCCGGCAATAGAAGGATCGAAACCCTAGGatcgaaaagaaaaaaaattaaggcTGTGATACCATAAAAGTTTATGAATCTAAATGAATTCTATTGATTTACAAAACCCCATTATTTAAGGATGATACAATCGAATAATAAGGAAACGATATATACGAAAATATATACAATTCAATCTATTCCTAAAATATTCTTTCTAGAATATGCAACGGCTAAGATATGCATGTGAGTGGCATGTGCGTGGTCTTTATGtgagcagtggcgaagcttgaaaaaaaaTATTCGGCACACGGCGGAAGGTAACAGACCTAAAAAATTTTTTCTATCGCGTAGTTTCGAGGTGTATGTGCTGGTCGAACGTCGGTGATTCGATtcaggtcgggtcgggtcaaatattaatatcaaataaaaaacgttctcaaacattaaaaCAGACCAATTTCACCCATAATTTCAGAAATTCGGACCAATTTCACCcctaatttcaacctaaatcacGTAAATTGCAACcctaaattaaacctaaagataaaaaaaacacatacctttaaccttatgaagattgaagaagtcgAGCAAGAGTACAAGACCACAACAACGAGTAGCGTTTTGGCTTCTGTTTTCGAACAAGAAGCTGAAGTCGAACAGTTCTGGAAGACTGGAACCTACGTTTTTTTCTCCCCTTCTGCAGTTCTGGATTGTGGCTTCTCTTCTGGTCGATGTCCCAAAGTAAACGAATTTGGGTTTTTTTATAGGGTGGGCTTTTAAGTTGGGCTATATAATGATTTGATTTGGTTTATATAATAtgcattctagtattctaccaaatataatgatttgggctaattaaatattttacttgggctatataaataaaaaaaattaataccggggggtcgaaaacgtgtatacctaattttttttaataaaaccgggggggggggggatcgAAAACGTATATCCCTACAAAATCCTATACTAAacatacatatataacactattgaccgaaaagttcggggggttggGCGCCCCCTGGCCCCTTAAATCCTTCGCCCCTGCATGTGAGTGACATGAACATGAGCTTTTTGATAATATTGCCCTTAGTGTTAGTTAGCATCAACGCCACATGTcaacaccaaaatcgttctcattGTTTTCACACCTTTAGGCGTTTTCCCTAAATctcacccctatatatatatatatatatatatatatatatatatatatatacaaagagagagagaaagattgaggttcctgtaaaaaagaccaaaagtgtgacaagggtaagaaagaatctcagccattagatcttttgatctaatggttgagatcaatagagaccaaattgtaaaatatttttattagtttggactgatttgaaaattcTATGGGCAATTCTGTCTTTTATATCCACTTGATTTTAGGAAACTGTAAACCAGTTCCCTAAAATTACGATTTCTCTTTCTTGTTCCAGAATTTGAATCCCCCTCCTCAATCATTTTCATCGACAACCATCGCACCACCGTCGCGCCACTTTGTCACCACCGCATTGTGGCACTTCCTTTCCACCGCCGCACCATCTTGCCACCATTGCAACGTCAATTGTGGACTTTCGAAAATTAACCGAGTGGTTTCTGGTGGAACCATGATGGTATGTTTCATTCAATCAGATCATTTCCTCATAGAGAGGCGGCGCCGGCCACCTCCCAACGACGACGGACGACAGTGGTGGTGCCGGTAGTGGAGAAGAAGATGATAGAGAGATGTAATGATTAccgaatggtgttatatatgtgctgaatggtgttatatactttattgtatggtgttatatactttattgaatggtgttatatatgtgctgaatggtgttatatactttattgtatggtgttatatactttgttgaatggtgttatatatgtgctgaatggtgttatatacttactgaatgatgttatatacttactgtatggtgttatatacttgctgaatggtgttatatatactTTTATtgaatagtgttatatacttactgtattgtgttatatacttactgtatggtgttatatacttactgtatggtgttatatatgtgctgaatggtgtttatagagatgttttaaaaaaaatcaagtttctataattaaggtggcggttatgggaagtttaaattaattgaattaatgataaaattacttgtttactattttgaattaatttagatttaggagacatgtcatctccacaatatttttcacctttctcacacttttaaccttttttacaataaccttaccctatatatatatatatatatatatatatatatatatatatatatatatatatatatatatatatatatatatatataggggagagttCATTGGGGAACTCTAAAAAATTGGGGAACAAGGGAACAAGGGTATTTTTGTCCAAAAAAATATCTACATTCAAACAGAATCTTTTCTATGAAACCCTAGGTTCTATCTGTGACACCGTCGCCACCGTCACCACCATAAACCACCATCGCCACCACTACAATACGCCACCAGCATCCGCCAAGGCAAAAATTAAACACCACTAGCAACAACCACTGCGATTTAATAGAAGGTCTAGCACCATATTTTTCAGATCTGTTCAATTTTTCAGATTGCGGCTGAGATATTTTGAATCTACACTAATAATCTtcatatttttcatatttttcagaTCTGGTTGAGGAAAACTATTACAAAACTATAGCTGTTGCTGATTTTGACTGAGATCTTGTTTCTAGGGTTTCAGATCTTAAATTTCAGGTTAAGATATCATTTATTTTGCGATTATcaattaatttttatttaatttaacctGATTTTAGGAAATTATGATTATATGTATATTTATGTTtctgtttttttaacttttttagaaaaaaacattgttttaacatgttaataatttttaattaaatttca is from Helianthus annuus cultivar XRQ/B chromosome 9, HanXRQr2.0-SUNRISE, whole genome shotgun sequence and encodes:
- the LOC110875510 gene encoding uncharacterized protein LOC110875510, whose protein sequence is MDDKPESSAATKPNTLHPAYSVTNINAKIRTLDGTNVTYSNWVKLFNLHVTAYKVANHIDGSPAPAKTALDYDVWKELDAEILKRIIDNNASAHDAWAKLEMIYLSNKKARAAALETQFCNMTLGACASLDDYCQQLQSLASQLADVNEPVSDSRLVL